A part of Capsicum annuum cultivar UCD-10X-F1 chromosome 6, UCD10Xv1.1, whole genome shotgun sequence genomic DNA contains:
- the LOC107855393 gene encoding SNAP25 homologous protein SNAP33: MHGLKKSPLHWNARKKSADPVVHSNPGLNPFDSDDESDMKQTVKPSSRMPPQPSAANPNLGANLFDDDEIKETPSHAYSTSTARNKYKNDFRESGGFENQSVEELENYAVYRSEETTKSVNNCLKIAEDMREDATKTLITLHQQGEQITRTHMTAADIDHDLSRGEKLLGSLGGIFSKTWKPKTNRPITGPVITRGSDNPVQRRGNHLEQREKLGLNSAPKARSSSRTPPPEPTNALQKVEAEKAKQDDGLEDLSILLGELKNMAVDMGSEVERHKEALDHVEDDVDELGSRVKGANHRIRRLLGK, from the exons ATGCATGGTCTTAAGAAGTCTCCTTTACATTGGAATGCTAGGAAAAAATCTGCGGATCCCGTGGTTCATAGTAATCCTGGATTAAATCCCTTTGATTCTGACGATGAGTCTGACATGAAGCAAACTGTAAAACCATCAAGTAGAATGCCACCACAGCCTTCTGCAGCTAACCCAAATTTGGGTGCAaacctttttgatgatgatgaaattaaagaGACTCCTTCTCATGCTTACTCAACTTCGACAGCAAGAAATAAATACAAGAATGATTTCCGGGAGTCTGGAGGATTTGAGAACCAAAGTGTAGAGGAGTTGGAAAACTATGCCGTCTACAGGTCAGAAGAGACTACAAAGTCTGTTAACAACTGCCTGAAGATTGCAGAAGACATGCGAGAGGATGCAACAAAAACCTTGATCACTTTACATCAACAGGGAGAACAAATTACAAGAACCCATATGACTGCAGCAGACATCGACCATGATCTTAGCAGG GGTGAAAAACTCTTGGGGAGTCTTGGGGGTATATTTTCTAAGACTTGGAAGCCAAAGACGAATCGCCCAATTACAGGGCCTGTTATCACAAGAG GGTCAGATAATCCGGTTCAAAGGAGGGGCAACCACTTGGAGCAGCGGGAGAAGTTAGGATTGAACTCTGCACCTAAGGCAAGGTCAAGTTCACGGACACCGCCCCCAGAGCCTACAAACGCACTGCAGAAAGTTGAG GCTGAGAAAGCAAAGCAAGATGATGGTCTAGAAGATCTCAGCATTCTGTTGGGGGAGCTCAAGAATATGGCTGTTGACATGGGATCTGAAGTGGAGAG GCACAAGGAGGCATTGGATCATGTTGAAGATGATGTTGATGAGCTTGGTTCCAGAGTTAAAGGGGCCAACCATAGGATTCGCCGCTTGCTTGGAAAGTAA